One segment of Bacillus alkalisoli DNA contains the following:
- a CDS encoding YybS family protein, with the protein MKETKKITEGAVLLGLYIILLLITLYTPVISMISLLALPLPFALYAARYDIKFSIWFIVLANFISMLFGSPLALMISLPATTVGIVMGYLFSKQKDRYAILGAATGVYLINYIMLYVLTVLLFQLDLAQLLEEASAQSVQTAESMLNALGQESVEEVIATYNTMIQQLLYLLPSLLVLASFVSAFISQFLAGIFLRRFKVDVKPFPPLRELVLPKSLLWYYLVVIILSLMSLEEGSTLYIAVVNLSFILMLLMTIQGFSFLFFFFAQKKMSKAIPITILIISFLMPPLLYIIRMIGIFDIGFDLRKRIQK; encoded by the coding sequence ATGAAGGAAACGAAAAAAATAACAGAAGGTGCCGTATTACTCGGGCTTTATATCATTCTTCTATTAATCACACTATATACCCCTGTTATTAGTATGATTTCATTACTAGCACTACCATTACCTTTTGCTTTATACGCAGCAAGGTATGACATAAAATTTTCAATATGGTTTATTGTATTAGCTAATTTCATCTCGATGTTATTCGGCTCACCATTAGCACTTATGATAAGTTTACCAGCAACAACAGTCGGCATAGTGATGGGATATTTATTTTCTAAACAAAAAGACCGTTATGCAATCTTAGGAGCAGCTACTGGGGTTTATTTAATTAATTACATAATGTTGTATGTACTAACGGTATTATTATTTCAACTTGACCTCGCACAACTTTTAGAAGAGGCGTCTGCACAGTCTGTTCAAACTGCTGAAAGTATGTTAAATGCTTTAGGTCAAGAATCTGTTGAAGAAGTAATCGCTACTTATAATACAATGATTCAACAATTGCTTTATCTCTTACCTTCACTATTAGTGCTGGCATCATTTGTTTCTGCCTTTATTAGTCAGTTTTTAGCTGGCATCTTTTTACGTAGATTCAAAGTAGATGTAAAACCATTTCCGCCTTTACGTGAGTTAGTGCTACCAAAAAGTTTATTATGGTACTATTTAGTAGTAATCATCTTATCGTTAATGTCATTGGAAGAAGGCTCAACATTATATATTGCAGTTGTCAACTTATCGTTCATATTAATGCTATTAATGACGATTCAAGGTTTCTCTTTTCTGTTTTTCTTTTTCGCTCAAAAGAAAATGTCGAAAGCAATTCCAATCACTATTTTAATAATTTCTTTCCTTATGCCACCACTACTATATATAATTAGAATGATTGGTATTTTTGATATCGGTTTTGATTTAAGAAAGAGAATACAAAAATGA
- the ychF gene encoding redox-regulated ATPase YchF, with amino-acid sequence MALTAGIVGLPNVGKSTLFNAITQAGAESANYPFCTIDPNVGIVDVPDERLRRLTELVQPKKTVPTHFEFTDIAGIVKGASKGEGLGNKFLSHIRQVDAICHVVRCFADDNITHVAGTVDPISDIETINLELILADLESIQKRMERVGKLAKQKDKEAVYEYEVLVKVQEALENELPARTVEVTDEQVKYLKGMHLLTSKPVLYVANVGEDDVADPSGNEYVQSVREFAEKEGSQVIVVCAKIESEIVELDAEEKEMFLEELGIEESGLDQLIRAAYNLLGLATYFTAGVQEVRAWTFRKGMKAPQCAGVIHTDFERGFIRAETVSYDDLLNAGTMVAAKEAGKVRLEGKEYEVKDGDVIHFRFNV; translated from the coding sequence ATGGCTTTAACAGCTGGTATTGTTGGTTTACCAAATGTCGGGAAATCAACCTTATTTAACGCGATAACACAAGCGGGTGCAGAATCTGCGAACTACCCGTTCTGTACGATAGATCCAAACGTAGGAATTGTAGATGTTCCAGATGAGCGTCTACGAAGATTAACAGAACTAGTTCAACCGAAAAAAACAGTACCAACGCACTTTGAGTTTACGGATATCGCAGGGATCGTAAAAGGAGCGAGTAAAGGAGAAGGACTAGGAAACAAGTTCTTATCACATATTCGCCAAGTAGATGCAATCTGTCACGTAGTTCGTTGTTTCGCTGATGACAACATTACACACGTTGCTGGAACAGTGGATCCTATTTCTGATATTGAAACGATTAACTTAGAATTAATTTTAGCAGACTTAGAATCCATCCAAAAGCGTATGGAGCGTGTTGGAAAATTAGCAAAACAAAAAGATAAAGAAGCAGTATATGAGTATGAAGTGTTAGTGAAGGTTCAAGAAGCACTAGAAAATGAACTTCCAGCACGTACGGTAGAAGTAACGGATGAACAAGTAAAGTACTTAAAGGGAATGCACTTATTAACGAGCAAACCAGTTCTTTACGTAGCAAACGTAGGAGAAGATGATGTAGCAGATCCATCAGGTAATGAATACGTTCAAAGTGTTCGTGAATTCGCGGAAAAAGAAGGCTCTCAAGTAATTGTTGTTTGTGCAAAGATTGAATCTGAAATTGTAGAGTTAGATGCAGAAGAAAAAGAAATGTTTTTAGAAGAGCTTGGAATTGAAGAGTCTGGTTTAGATCAGTTAATCCGAGCGGCTTATAACCTACTTGGACTAGCAACATACTTTACTGCTGGTGTTCAAGAAGTTAGAGCATGGACGTTCCGCAAAGGGATGAAAGCTCCACAATGTGCTGGTGTTATTCATACAGACTTTGAACGTGGATTTATTCGTGCAGAAACAGTTTCATACGATGACCTTTTAAATGCTGGTACAATGGTTGCTGCTAAAGAAGCCGGAAAAGTCCGCTTAGAAGGTAAAGAGTATGAAGTAAAAGATGGAGATGTGATCCATTTCCGTTTTAATGTGTAA
- the ssb gene encoding single-stranded DNA-binding protein, with protein MLNRVVLVGRLTKDPELRYTPSGVAVATFTLAVNRAFQSQSGEREADFINCIIWRRPAENVANFLKKGSLAGVDGRIQTRNYEGQDGRRVYVTEVVADSVQFLEPKGASANAGGGGQSRPNSNQGDGSYGSGPFGSEPGGNGGYGQQNQPQRNNNNNQTRIDNDPFDQKGQTIDISDDDLPF; from the coding sequence GTGTTAAATCGCGTTGTATTAGTAGGTCGTTTAACGAAAGACCCTGAATTACGTTATACACCAAGTGGAGTGGCTGTAGCTACTTTTACTTTGGCGGTAAACCGTGCGTTCCAGAGTCAATCTGGTGAACGTGAAGCGGACTTTATTAACTGTATTATTTGGAGAAGACCAGCTGAAAACGTAGCTAATTTCTTGAAAAAAGGAAGTTTAGCTGGTGTTGATGGTCGCATTCAAACGCGCAATTATGAAGGACAAGACGGTCGCCGTGTATATGTAACTGAAGTTGTAGCGGATAGTGTTCAGTTCTTAGAACCTAAAGGCGCAAGTGCTAATGCTGGTGGTGGCGGTCAAAGCCGTCCAAATTCTAACCAAGGTGACGGGAGCTACGGCTCTGGACCATTCGGTAGTGAACCTGGTGGAAATGGTGGTTATGGTCAGCAAAACCAACCACAGCGCAATAACAACAATAACCAAACTCGCATAGATAATGATCCGTTTGATCAAAAGGGACAAACAATAGATATTTCTGACGATGACTTACCATTCTAA
- the rpsR gene encoding 30S ribosomal protein S18, translating into MAGGRRGGRNKRRKVCYFTANGISNIDFKDVDVLKKFISERGKILPRRVTGTSAKYQRKLTVAIKRARTMALLPYVAGE; encoded by the coding sequence ATGGCAGGTGGACGCAGAGGCGGACGTAACAAACGTCGTAAAGTTTGTTATTTCACAGCAAATGGAATCTCTAACATCGATTTCAAAGATGTTGATGTTCTAAAAAAATTCATCTCTGAGCGCGGAAAGATTTTACCTCGTCGTGTGACAGGTACAAGTGCTAAATACCAACGTAAATTAACAGTTGCTATCAAGCGCGCTCGCACAATGGCTTTATTACCATACGTAGCTGGTGAATAA
- the rpsF gene encoding 30S ribosomal protein S6 yields MRKYEIMYIIRPNIEEEAKKSLVERFNTILTENGAELNDSKEWGKRRLAYEINDFRDGYYMLLKVASGAAAVQEFDRLAKISEDIIRHIVIREEA; encoded by the coding sequence ATGAGAAAGTATGAAATCATGTACATCATCCGTCCGAACATTGAGGAAGAAGCAAAGAAATCTTTAGTTGAGCGTTTCAATACTATTTTAACTGAAAATGGTGCTGAGCTTAACGATTCTAAAGAGTGGGGCAAACGCCGCTTAGCTTACGAAATCAATGATTTCCGCGACGGTTATTATATGCTTTTAAAAGTAGCTTCTGGAGCTGCTGCTGTTCAAGAGTTTGATCGTCTTGCGAAAATTAGCGAAGACATTATCCGTCATATCGTTATTAGAGAAGAAGCTTAA
- a CDS encoding DHH family phosphoesterase, producing MPNHLDKQRINLPFFTLLALAALQLVVIIFHQWLIGVISLVFLIFILYYYRNEEKQYQKEMEQYISTLSYRLKKVGEEALMEMPIGIMLYNDDFQIEWANPFLASCFHEETLVGRSIYEVGEELIPFLKQGESETEIISFYDRKYKVVSKRSERLLYFFDVTEQAQIEKLYEAERTVVGVIFLDNYDEVTQGLDDQTKSTINSQVTSIVNKWATDNGVFLKRTSTERFVAVLNESILVQLEKNKFSILDEVREQTAKHSMPLTLSVGIGTGLSSLPELGQQAQSSLDLALGRGGDQVAIKQTNGKVRFYGGKTNPMEKRTRVRARVISHALKELINDSDKVIVMGHRFPDMDAIGASIGIAKVAELNQKEAFIVLNNQEVDTSIKRLLDEVKVNDKLWERFISPDDAYEISTSETLLVIVDTHKPSLVIDEKLLNKFDKIVVIDHHRRGEDFIEDPLLVYMEPYASSTAELVTELIQYQPKRLKITMLEATALLAGIIVDTKSFTVRTGSRTFDAASYLRSQGADTILVQKFLKEDLDNFVKRAKLIESAYLYKDGVVIALGNKNEIFDQVMIAQAADTLLAMSDIHTSFVIANRTEDQVGISARSLGDVNVQLLMERLEGGGHLTNAATQLKMSLEDAEEKLKEVIDEHFEGGEKE from the coding sequence ATGCCTAATCATTTAGATAAGCAACGAATAAATCTACCGTTTTTTACGTTGCTAGCATTGGCTGCACTTCAGCTGGTAGTAATCATTTTTCATCAATGGCTAATAGGAGTAATTAGTTTAGTTTTTCTAATTTTTATTTTGTATTATTATCGCAACGAAGAAAAGCAGTATCAGAAAGAGATGGAGCAATATATTTCTACGTTATCTTACCGTTTGAAAAAGGTAGGAGAAGAAGCATTAATGGAAATGCCGATTGGTATTATGCTATATAATGACGACTTTCAAATTGAGTGGGCTAATCCTTTTTTAGCTTCATGCTTCCACGAAGAAACCTTAGTAGGACGTTCTATTTATGAGGTTGGTGAAGAACTTATCCCATTTCTGAAACAGGGAGAGTCTGAAACAGAAATTATTAGTTTTTATGACAGAAAGTACAAAGTTGTCAGCAAACGGTCGGAAAGACTTTTATATTTCTTTGATGTAACAGAACAAGCACAAATTGAGAAATTATATGAAGCAGAAAGAACAGTTGTAGGGGTTATCTTTTTAGATAACTACGACGAAGTTACACAAGGGTTGGATGATCAAACGAAAAGCACTATTAACAGCCAAGTTACATCGATCGTTAATAAATGGGCAACAGATAATGGTGTCTTTTTAAAGAGAACATCTACTGAAAGGTTTGTAGCTGTCCTAAATGAAAGTATATTAGTACAACTGGAAAAAAATAAATTTTCCATACTAGATGAAGTTCGTGAGCAAACCGCTAAACATAGTATGCCATTAACACTGAGTGTAGGGATCGGTACAGGATTATCCTCACTTCCTGAGTTAGGGCAACAAGCACAATCTAGCTTGGACTTAGCATTAGGTCGTGGTGGTGACCAGGTTGCGATTAAACAAACAAACGGTAAGGTGCGTTTTTATGGTGGAAAAACAAACCCGATGGAAAAACGTACACGTGTTAGAGCTAGGGTTATTTCTCACGCATTAAAAGAATTAATAAATGATAGTGATAAAGTCATCGTTATGGGGCATCGTTTTCCAGATATGGATGCGATCGGTGCTTCTATTGGAATAGCGAAAGTCGCAGAACTGAATCAAAAAGAAGCGTTTATCGTCCTTAATAATCAAGAAGTGGATACAAGTATTAAAAGATTGTTAGATGAAGTAAAAGTAAACGATAAGTTATGGGAAAGATTTATTTCACCAGATGATGCCTATGAGATTTCTACTTCGGAAACGTTATTGGTTATTGTGGATACACATAAACCTTCCTTAGTCATTGATGAAAAGCTATTAAATAAGTTTGATAAAATAGTTGTCATTGACCATCATCGTCGTGGCGAAGATTTTATTGAAGATCCATTATTAGTTTATATGGAACCATATGCGTCTTCGACAGCGGAGTTAGTAACAGAACTTATTCAGTATCAACCGAAACGCTTGAAAATTACGATGCTAGAGGCGACAGCGCTACTAGCTGGTATTATTGTCGATACGAAAAGTTTTACGGTAAGAACGGGTTCTCGTACGTTTGATGCTGCATCCTACTTACGTTCACAAGGCGCAGATACGATACTAGTACAGAAGTTTTTAAAAGAAGACTTAGATAACTTCGTGAAACGTGCGAAGCTGATTGAAAGTGCTTATTTATACAAAGACGGCGTGGTTATTGCTTTAGGGAATAAAAATGAAATCTTTGACCAAGTAATGATTGCTCAAGCGGCAGACACACTACTAGCTATGAGTGATATTCATACTTCATTTGTTATTGCCAATCGTACGGAAGACCAAGTAGGAATAAGTGCGAGGTCACTAGGCGATGTTAACGTTCAATTGCTAATGGAAAGACTTGAAGGTGGAGGACATTTAACAAATGCTGCGACACAGCTTAAAATGAGTTTAGAAGATGCCGAAGAGAAACTAAAAGAAGTAATTGATGAACACTTTGAAGGAGGAGAAAAAGAATGA